Within Coffea arabica cultivar ET-39 chromosome 4e, Coffea Arabica ET-39 HiFi, whole genome shotgun sequence, the genomic segment TGTCAGGTCATTTGGTTAAGATTGCTATcaacttcttttttccttctaacAGTCTTTTGATTTCAAATAGCATATTATAAGCTTTATAAGCTTTATAGGTCTATTGTTGTTACCTTAATTTGTCAAGGTTTTGTATGTGATAATTGTTATGATGATGATACCATTATAGTCCAATACTATTAAACACTGATAAGAAGTAGAGGATGTGTTTGAGAAAAGACTGTGCAAAGGGTGAATATATGGGATGTTTATGCCTGTGCATAACCATGCATATGTCCTCGATGAATTTCTCTatttagtttcttctttttgttctaTTGAGCTAAGTACATGATCCTTTTATCTATCCTCCTTGCTTTTAATGTTTctttttcaatgttttcttcAATTGCAGATATTCAATGGTGTATTCTTAAAGGTTAACAAGGCAACACTCAACATGCTTCACCGAGTTGAGCCATATGTGGCATATGGGTGAGGACCTGATTGATAGTATCCTTTGTTGAGCTCTTTGTTGTTCTGAGAGCATTTGACTTTAAAATTGGTTTTCCTTGTTCTCAGGTACCCCAATTTGAAGACTGTTAAGGAACTGATTTACAAGAGGGGTTATGGGAAGGTAAACAAGCAGAGGATCGCATTGACTGACAACTCAATCATTGAACAGGTATTTTCTTGCTAGAATTGCCACTTCTTGAGTTACGTTATGTTGATTTACTGAGCTTTTATCTCATTTGCCTTTACCTGACAGACTCTGGGCAAGCATGGTATTGTCTGTATTGAAGACCTTGTTCATGAGATCTTGACAGTTGGACCTCATTTCAAGGAGGCTAACAATTTCCTCTGGCCATTCAAGCTTAAGGCTCCTCTTGGTGgcttgaagaagaagagaaatcaCTATGTCGAGGGAGGAGATGCTGGAAACCGTGAAGATTATATCAATGAACTTATCAGGAGAATGAACTAGATTTCTATTAAATGATGCCTTTTTGCAATTTTGGAGGTTCTGCGATAGTGAACTCTTTAAGTTTCTTGGTGATTCCTTTTTCAGACATGCAGTTACGCATTATGTTCAGAACAAAAGTCTACATTTTATCCGCTGGACTTTGCATATTCAAGTAACTTATTCCATATTTTCTGCTAGCGCATTATGATTCAGTTTCTAGGCTATTTCCATTTGTGAGCCACATTTGTCTTACAGGCTGTGTCAGGTGGTTGCTGTATTATGCTTTCTGCCAGTATTTTTCTCTATGAAATTTACTTCGTGTTGGCTTTAGTCATATGCATGATTCTTTCTGCTCGACTGTTTTTGCTAGGAATTTTGTCGTTTCATATTTTGTAACCTTGTTTGCCAGTCATCTTTTTCTGCTCTCTCTTAGCTCCGTGGCACTCTGGAATCCCTGAGAATGGCTTTTGGCATTTAATTGTCAAATGGTTGATTTAATAGCCAGTGCATTTTGCAATTTAAGGACCAGTGAAAGTGTTCCTAGACAAATTGCtttctttctctgtttttcttgGAAATGAGACCGACTTCTATCATTAAAGAGTTATACTGGATCACTAACCTTGGTTCACCTAGGGAAGAGGCCACAAGGAGATCAAATCATTTTGATTGACTTCCCAAAGTTCATCCTTGCAAGGATTATAACAATAGAGAAAGGTTTAGGGTCAACATGGAGATGGTGTTGAGTTGCACCACCACTATGACTAAGGCAGCACtcttttcatctcttttttcGGCCATTTCATGGATAAGTCATAAATACTAGTATACAGAATATAGAGCAAGGGCTATTCTTTTATCCATGCAGAAATTGACTAAATACCCTAAAGagtaaaatgaaaatgaaggtattattgattttgttcttatatAGGATCATTCTATTATATTACTATTTAATCataaatttttaattacaaTTCTGGTTGCATATTCAATTTATGCAATGAATAAGCGAGACAAGACAGACAAAAAATGAACTATCCAATTAGTAAATGAGATGGTGCATTGTCTCATGCATCACTATATTGTAAAGTCTTGTTCATTATGTGGGCCTGGGCCAGGAGTAATATAGTAAGTGAACTGGTTCCTGAGAACTGAGCCACAGCTCATGgtttaacaagaaaattgagaagaaaTATTGATGCGTCAATCAGTTGGAGCATGTAGTTTCTATATTTTAACTCTTAATTCTTACGGGACTATTGCACTCTCGTGATTGGGCCCTTTGGTTCAATTGGGCCAGACAATTTAATTAGCAAAAGcaaattgttaaaaaacttgcAATGCAAATAGGCAATTCTCAAATACTAGTTTTTCAACTGCACTTCAGCCATGTTGTTTATCATGTAGTCTTTTACTATAGAAATTAAGATAGTGGAACTGTGATTTCAAAATAATGGAGTGCAATTAACATTTCGTTACTGATAATTGAAACATA encodes:
- the LOC113742885 gene encoding large ribosomal subunit protein uL30y-like; this translates as MAEEQAKVVPESVLKKQKRNEEWALAKKQELDAAKKKNLANRKLIYNRAKQYAKEYEEQQKELIKLKREARLKGGFYVNPEAKLLFIVRIRGINAMHPRTKKILQLLRLRQIFNGVFLKVNKATLNMLHRVEPYVAYGYPNLKTVKELIYKRGYGKVNKQRIALTDNSIIEQTLGKHGIVCIEDLVHEILTVGPHFKEANNFLWPFKLKAPLGGLKKKRNHYVEGGDAGNREDYINELIRRMN